A portion of the Drosophila sechellia strain sech25 chromosome 2R, ASM438219v1, whole genome shotgun sequence genome contains these proteins:
- the LOC6608304 gene encoding DENN domain-containing protein 1C isoform X3: MGSRIKNDVKKLFEFWCEVSPTPGLERGTSSRSGGPATPPGVIVESFPEGFRDQEVLTGIPSFAFPCDTTSTSVQTYSFVHTTGDSKWRFGFCLQDPRTNTAMVLITYLPWHDTFLKLLPVLAELKRTDPNGFRTFLSEAYNQGIPDCGGSLKVYYSAGQSHFTFERPLQFQLPSMPENHNLNLCYNFVEPKEMIAVFAAMLAERRIIFTSRHLDRLSSCIQAANAFLYPMVWQHIFIPVLPWEFKDYLGAPMPYLIGVPEPVLETVTSDELGEVVILNCDTKIFESPFDDVHNLPTEIVSQLKKHLNHTHDHIGDRISKIFLNALVQLIGGYRDAVEYHENSKTFNSQKFIESRPAHLRPFLAKMMDLQIFSQFIDDRLTMLNSGLGFSDEFELETVRYAEKKKRGRNYAIMKNLKDKVKEGSRGMKTAYKGFKTKLRENGNQFGGTHFHFGLGSPNHSDRPDGTSAGYVRGGKAIGAAHHSAPSSPVTSKRLDGIASVTGSSGSGGSGAREPREFLRRGPVPLAMSSSSSHIQPNGHAYGASAGAHYSHHLAASPAVSSASSLCSSSEMNLSQELQNHPLFKTPAVDRSLKPNAEHRRGAAPPARPPPPQSTPASYYNHPYAAHPHVEAKPPRHTSTPTRPRQPLPTADSSSFDSPPDVQSPPIPPRRQGSSNAIVAATAAAVSAEISKLEHNCWKDEPIGNDSVRMSNASSSSATSSSSGASFVTAASTFSHLNVSDPPIPTPRVKREQQQQPLEDSMNDLISLDDSNSTSFDLEDFDPLNQNARPLPPLSTAFAKKCSTLPAGVNSSVVTSSVSNPLYPYFAPKHMATVAAVTGRTPMHPPPQIQRNTIAAKPDDDFELLRKYGLDQFTLNANGTEKPQQLTTGKGMNNWTTFD, from the exons ATGGGATCGCGTATCAA AAATGACGTGAAGAAGCTCTTCGAGTTCTGGTGCGAGGTCTCGCCGACGCCGGGATTAGAGAGGGGCACGAGTTCCAGGAGCGGCGGGCCAGCTACTCCCCCCGGCGTGATCGTGGAGAGCTTCCCCGAGGGATTCCGCGACCAGGAGGTGCTCACCGGCATCCCATCGTTTGCCTTTCCCTGCGACACAACAAG CACCTCGGTGCAGACATATTCCTTTGTGCACACCACTGGCGATTCGAAATGGCGCTTCGGCTTCTGTCTACAGGATCCGCGGACGAACACGGCCATGGTGCTGATAACCTACCTGCCGTGGCACGACACCTTCCTAAAGCTGCTGCCCGTGCTCGCCGAGCTGAAGCGGACGGATCCGAATGGGTTTCGCACCTTCCTCTCCGAGGCCTACAACCAGGGTATCCCAGATTGCGGAGGCAGCCTTAAGGTCTATTACAGCGCAGGCCAGAGT CACTTCACCTTCGAACGCCCACTGCAGTTTCAGTTGCCCAGCATGCCGGAAAAT CACAACTTGAATTTGTGCTACAACTTTGTGGAGCCCAAGGAGATGATTGCCGTGTTCGCTGCGATGCTGGCCGAGCGTCGAATAATCTTCACCTCGAGACACCTGGACAGGCTATCCTCGTGCATCCAGGCGGCCAACGCATTCCTATATCCCATGGTCTGGCAACACATCTTTATACCCGTGCTGCCGTGGGAGTTCAAAGACTACCTGGGTGCGCCCATGCCATATCTGATTGGTGTGCCAGAACCTGTGCTCGAAACC GTAACCAGCGATGAGCTGGGCGAAGTTGTGATTCTGAACTGTGATACGAAAATATTCGAAAGCCCATTCGACGATGTGCACAATCTGCCGACGGAGATTGTGTCACAGCTGAAGAAGCATCTGAATCACACACATGACCACATCGGCGACCGCATCTCGAAGATCTTCCTAAACGCACTGGTGCAGCTCATCGGTGGCTACCGGGACGCTGTGGAGTACCACGAGAACAGCAAGACCTTTAATTCCCAAAAATTCATTGAATCTCGGCCGGCGCACCTGCGCCCCTTTCTTGCCAAAATGATGGATCTGCAGATCTTTTCGCAGTTCATTGACGATCGCCTAACGATGCTCAACAGCGGACTCGGCTTCTCAGACGAGTTCGAGCTGGAGACGGTGCGCTATGCGGAAAAGAAGAAGCGCGGGCGAAACTACGCCATCATGAAGAACCTAAAGGACAAG GTAAAGGAGGGCTCGCGGGGCATGAAGACCGCCTACAAGGGATTCAAGACAAAGCTGCGCGAGAACGGAAACCAGTTTGGTGGCACCCACTTCCACTTTGGACTTGGCTCCCCGAATCATTCGGATCGTCCTGACGGCACCAGCGCAGGATACGTGCGTGGTGGCAAGGCCATTGGGGCTGCACACCACTCGGCGCCCAGTTCTCCAGTGACCAGCAAGCGTCTTGATGGAATTGCCTCCGTCACGGGAagcagcggcagcggtggATCCGGCGCAAGGGAGCCGCGGGAGTTCCTGCGACGCGGTCCCGTCCCGCTGGCCATGTCTAGCTCGAGCAGCCACATTCAGCCGAACGGCCATGCGTACGGTGCGAGTGCTGGTGCTCATTATAGTCATCATCTCGCTGCGTCTCCTGCTGTTAGCTCGGCGAGCTCGCTCTGCTCATCTTCGGAGATGAACCTGTCGCAGGAACTGCAGAACCATCCGCTTTTCAAGACGCCAGCAGTGGACCGCAGC CTTAAGCCGAACGCAGAGCACAGGCGAGGAGCAGCACCGCCAGCTCGTCCACCGCCTCCGCAGTCTACGCCCGCCTCCTACTACAATCATCCGTATGCCGCGCATCCGCACGTGGAGGCGAAGCCGCCAAGGCACACTTCCACGCCCACCAGACCGCGTCAGCCCCTGCCCACCGCCGATTCCAGCAGCTTTGATAGTCCGCCGGACGTGCAATCCCCACCTATTCCGCCCCGGAGGCAGGGCAGCTCGAATGCGATTGTGGCGGCCACGGCTGCAGCCGTCAGTGCGGAGATTAGCAAACTGGAACATAACTGCTGGAAGGACGAGCCCATCGGAAATGACTCTGTACGCATGTCGAACGCATCCTCGTCATCGGCGACCTCATCCTCCTCGGGCGCATCGTTTGTGACGGCGGCGTCGACGTTCTCGCACCTTAATGTGTCCGATCCGCCCATTCCGACACCGCGGGTCAAGAGAGAG cagcagcagcagccactggAGGACAGCATGAATGATCTGATATCGCTGGACGATAGCAACAGCACCAGCTTCGACCTGGAGGACTTCGATCCGCTCAATCAGAATGCTCGTCCTTTGCCGCCGCTCAGCACGGCGTTTGCCAAGAAGTGCAGCACACTGCCCGCTGGCGTCAACAGCAGTGTGGTGACCAGCAGCGTCAGCAATCCACTGTACCCGTATTTCGCACCCAAGCACATGGCCACGGTGGCAGCTGTGACGGGACGGACGCCGATGCACCCACCGCCGCAGATCCAGCGCAACACCATTGCCGCCAAGCCCGACGACGACTTCGAGCTGCTCCGCAAGTACGGCCTGGACCAGTTCACCCTGAACGCCAACGGAACGGAGAAGCCGCAGCAGCTCACCACCGGAAAGGGCATGAACAACTGGACAACATTCGATTGA
- the LOC6608304 gene encoding DENN domain-containing protein 1A isoform X11, with product MGSRIKNDVKKLFEFWCEVSPTPGLERGTSSRSGGPATPPGVIVESFPEGFRDQEVLTGIPSFAFPCDTTSTSVQTYSFVHTTGDSKWRFGFCLQDPRTNTAMVLITYLPWHDTFLKLLPVLAELKRTDPNGFRTFLSEAYNQGIPDCGGSLKVYYSAGQSHFTFERPLQFQLPSMPENHNLNLCYNFVEPKEMIAVFAAMLAERRIIFTSRHLDRLSSCIQAANAFLYPMVWQHIFIPVLPWEFKDYLGAPMPYLIGVPEPVLETVTSDELGEVVILNCDTKIFESPFDDVHNLPTEIVSQLKKHLNHTHDHIGDRISKIFLNALVQLIGGYRDAVEYHENSKTFNSQKFIESRPAHLRPFLAKMMDLQIFSQFIDDRLTMLNSGLGFSDEFELETVRYAEKKKRGRNYAIMKNLKDKYLGKRSLSRLFAKNNT from the exons ATGGGATCGCGTATCAA AAATGACGTGAAGAAGCTCTTCGAGTTCTGGTGCGAGGTCTCGCCGACGCCGGGATTAGAGAGGGGCACGAGTTCCAGGAGCGGCGGGCCAGCTACTCCCCCCGGCGTGATCGTGGAGAGCTTCCCCGAGGGATTCCGCGACCAGGAGGTGCTCACCGGCATCCCATCGTTTGCCTTTCCCTGCGACACAACAAG CACCTCGGTGCAGACATATTCCTTTGTGCACACCACTGGCGATTCGAAATGGCGCTTCGGCTTCTGTCTACAGGATCCGCGGACGAACACGGCCATGGTGCTGATAACCTACCTGCCGTGGCACGACACCTTCCTAAAGCTGCTGCCCGTGCTCGCCGAGCTGAAGCGGACGGATCCGAATGGGTTTCGCACCTTCCTCTCCGAGGCCTACAACCAGGGTATCCCAGATTGCGGAGGCAGCCTTAAGGTCTATTACAGCGCAGGCCAGAGT CACTTCACCTTCGAACGCCCACTGCAGTTTCAGTTGCCCAGCATGCCGGAAAAT CACAACTTGAATTTGTGCTACAACTTTGTGGAGCCCAAGGAGATGATTGCCGTGTTCGCTGCGATGCTGGCCGAGCGTCGAATAATCTTCACCTCGAGACACCTGGACAGGCTATCCTCGTGCATCCAGGCGGCCAACGCATTCCTATATCCCATGGTCTGGCAACACATCTTTATACCCGTGCTGCCGTGGGAGTTCAAAGACTACCTGGGTGCGCCCATGCCATATCTGATTGGTGTGCCAGAACCTGTGCTCGAAACC GTAACCAGCGATGAGCTGGGCGAAGTTGTGATTCTGAACTGTGATACGAAAATATTCGAAAGCCCATTCGACGATGTGCACAATCTGCCGACGGAGATTGTGTCACAGCTGAAGAAGCATCTGAATCACACACATGACCACATCGGCGACCGCATCTCGAAGATCTTCCTAAACGCACTGGTGCAGCTCATCGGTGGCTACCGGGACGCTGTGGAGTACCACGAGAACAGCAAGACCTTTAATTCCCAAAAATTCATTGAATCTCGGCCGGCGCACCTGCGCCCCTTTCTTGCCAAAATGATGGATCTGCAGATCTTTTCGCAGTTCATTGACGATCGCCTAACGATGCTCAACAGCGGACTCGGCTTCTCAGACGAGTTCGAGCTGGAGACGGTGCGCTATGCGGAAAAGAAGAAGCGCGGGCGAAACTACGCCATCATGAAGAACCTAAAGGACAAG TACTTGGGAAAGCGCAGTTTGTCGCGATTGTTTGCCAAGAACAATACTTAG